The genomic segment TCCCTACTGTGGGGGAGAAAGCATTGGGAAGGTTCGACGGAATAAATTAAAATGTTATCGATGTCGCAAGGAATGGGGAATACGAAAGGGAAGCATACTAGAAGTGATAAAGGTTCCATTAGGAAAAATAGTCATGGCAATTAAATTATTTGAGTTAGAGGTACCAGGGTGGCAGGCATCAAAGCAGTTACAGGTAGCCTACAAGACGATGATGAAGATATATGACATGTTACGGCAGGTGATATATTATGAATTAAATGGGGAAACTCAACATTTGTGTGGCGAAATAGAGATGGATGAGAGCTATTTTGGGGGTAAACGGAAGGGAAAAAGGGGTCGAGGAGCATCTGGTAAGATACCAGTGTTTGGTATATTGGAGCGAAATGGGAAGGTGAAGGTAGAAATTGTGCACGATGTGACGGCAGAAACATTACTTACATTAGCGATAAAGAAGGTAAAACGTGGTAGTCTTATATATACTGACAGGTATAAAAGTTATGATGGATTAGTTGCGATGGGATTTAAACATAAACGAATAGATCATAGTAAGCGATTTGGAAATGGTAAAGTATATATAAATGGGATTGAAGGATTTTGGAGTTTCGCTAAGCAGCGGTTATTGAAATATCATGGTGTATCTAAGGAGAAATTTATTTATTATTTGAAAGAATTAGAATATAGGTATAATATGCGTAACCATGATATATTTGACACATTGATAGATTTGTTAGTAAAGCACGGAAAGGTGGCTTATATTACATAATCACCTTATACATTGTCAATAGGATTTTGTGGAATGATTCTAAATAAAAAAGGCGGGGGATTATCCCGCCCTTTTATTCAGCCTGAATAGCAATTTTTTTAGATTTTTCTTCTTCAGCCTTGTCCATAACTACTTCAAGTACGCCGTTTTTAAATTTAGCTTTTACGCTATCGGTGTTAACCCTCTTAGGTATTTGAACTTGTCTCATAAAAGTGCCATAGACTCTTTCTCTACTGTAATAGTTATCTTCTTTAGTTTCTTTTTCTTCCTCTCTCTTACCTTTGATGGTAAGGATGTTATTTTCAAGTGTCAGCTCAATATCTTTTTCTGTTACACCCGGAAGGTCAGCTTTTACTTTAATCTGACTATTATTTTCTGCTATATCAACGTGCGGCATAAAAGGAAAATCCCTAACTTGGGCACTTGGAAGAAAGAAATCGTCAAATAACCTGTTTACCTCTTCTTGAAGGTCAAATACATCCCTTAAGGGTGATACGCTTTTTTTTCTCCATCTTTCTAACATATCGCACCTCCTGAAATGATATTTTTTACACTTGTTAAAATATATATGAGTGAGTATTTGTCAAGTTTTTTTATTGTATAGATATCATATTTTATCGATTGCAATTAAATTATAAAATAAGCTATAAAAATAAAAAAACATTTGAGAGGAATCTGTGAAAATTGAAATTTTAGAGGAATTGAGGAAATTTAGTAAAATTGCCGAAAAAGAGCATAAAAGAGGTGGGAGCTTTAGACCTTTTAAGTACTATAAGTATGAGGATGGTAAGAATATTCCCACATATTTTATTGGGTCCCCCGGTATTAGCGTTGCAATTGTTACTACTTTGGTTGTTGTAGCCACATTTTATTTAGTAAGTTTAAAGTTTAATATTTGGCTATGGTTATTATATTTATTACTGACTTCTTTTTTTATCAGATTGGCAATGAAAATTGATAAGGCAAAGCAGATAAGAAGTCTTGCTTATTCTATATGTAATAAAGCGGTTACTTTTTTAGACGAGTATAATAAAGATGCTAAACATAATGACTCCTACTTGAAAAGTGCAAAAGAGTTACTTGAAAAGG from the Deferrivibrio essentukiensis genome contains:
- a CDS encoding IS1595 family transposase; the protein is MEIIEVSKIVADENKTIEYLQEKGLLQKFDECPYCGGESIGKVRRNKLKCYRCRKEWGIRKGSILEVIKVPLGKIVMAIKLFELEVPGWQASKQLQVAYKTMMKIYDMLRQVIYYELNGETQHLCGEIEMDESYFGGKRKGKRGRGASGKIPVFGILERNGKVKVEIVHDVTAETLLTLAIKKVKRGSLIYTDRYKSYDGLVAMGFKHKRIDHSKRFGNGKVYINGIEGFWSFAKQRLLKYHGVSKEKFIYYLKELEYRYNMRNHDIFDTLIDLLVKHGKVAYIT
- a CDS encoding Hsp20/alpha crystallin family protein gives rise to the protein MLERWRKKSVSPLRDVFDLQEEVNRLFDDFFLPSAQVRDFPFMPHVDIAENNSQIKVKADLPGVTEKDIELTLENNILTIKGKREEEKETKEDNYYSRERVYGTFMRQVQIPKRVNTDSVKAKFKNGVLEVVMDKAEEEKSKKIAIQAE